A section of the Paralichthys olivaceus isolate ysfri-2021 chromosome 14, ASM2471397v2, whole genome shotgun sequence genome encodes:
- the cbr1 gene encoding carbonyl reductase [NADPH] 1, translated as MSTKVAVVTGSNKGIGLAIVRALCKQYQGAVYLMSRDEGRGQEAVASLSSEGLKPMFHQLDINDLSSITTAAAYFKDKYGGVDVLVNNAGIAFKVSDTAPFAVQAEVTLKTNFFATRDMLTHFLPIVKAGGRVVNVSSFVGTRTLNQCSPALQERFRSEDITEDELVGLMQQFVDMTQKNEHKPGGWPETAYGVSKTGLTTLSMILARRLSKERPSDKILLNACCPGWVRTDMAGPKAPKSPDEGAITPVYLALLPPGATEPHGKFVSDKEVQVW; from the exons atgtCCACTAAGGTCGCCGTGGTAACGGGCAGTAACAAGGGCATCGGCCTGGCCATCGTCCGAGCGCTCTGCAAACAGTACCAAGGAGCCGTGTACCTCATGTCCAGAGACGA GGGCCGCGGTCAGGAGGCCGTGGCGTCTCTGTCCTCGGAGGGACTGAAGCCCATGTTTCACCAGCTGGACATCAACGACCTGAGCAGCATCACCACCGCCGCCGCCTACTTCAAGGACAAGTACGGAGGAGTGGACGTCCTCGTCAATAACGCTGGGATCGCATTCAAAG tgtCCGACACGGCTCCTTTCGCCGTCCAGGCGGAGGTCACGCTGAAGACAAACTTCTTCGCCACCAGAGACATGTTGACTCACTTCCTGCCGATCGTCAAAGCAGGAG GTCGTGTCGTGAACGTTTCCAGCTTCGTCGGCACTCGTACTCTGAACCAGTGCAGCCCGGCGCTGCAGGAGCGTTTCCGCAGCGAGGACATCACCGAGGACGAGCTGGTGGGACTGATGCAGCAGTTCGTGGACATGACCCAGAAGAACGAACACAAGCCGGGCGGCTGGCCTGAGACGGCGTACGGAGTGTCCAAGACCGGCCTGACG ACTCTGTCCATGATCCTGGCTCGACGTCTGTCCAAGGAGAGACCCAGTGACAAG ATCTTGCTGAACGCCTGCTGTCCAGGATGGGTGCGCACCGACATGGCTGGACCGAAAGCCCCCAAGTCACCAGACGAGGGCGCTATCACTCCGGTGTACCTGGCCCTGCTGCCGCCCGGAGCCACTGAGCCTCATGGGAAATTTGTCTCTGATAAAGAGGTTCAGGTGTGGTGA
- the setd4 gene encoding SET domain-containing protein 4 produces MTGRSHRAGRAARKRRQKCESSVQSVSLCHQLQYVRLMKFLHQRGFTSSLLQPALFTDTGRGLQTLKTIKPGQLLISLPESCLLTTSTVLISDLGPYIRSWKHRLSPLLALCAFLVRERHRGEASDWFPYIDALPSAYTCPAYFTDDTVSLLPACVRRRALEQREAVRELYSSSRGFFGSLQPILSRPVEEVFTYEALRWAWCSVNTRSVFMSHPSNDFLSGQDVYALAPFLDLLNHQPDVQVKASFNDETRCYEIRSVSGTPRYQQAFINYGSHDNQRLLLEYGFVAPSNPHSVVYVDTDLLCDVLRDDRSLIPKMKFLKENNLVHNLTVSSDGLSWRLMTALRLLSMPQTLYHQWKAVLLGQAVCEEREEWSVRTAETLCQRLLQDTQAALDEISVLLQQCDQSVREQLDVVQSLRLEERCILGRCLEAQRGTTRQLDAPLPCQPDVDTVS; encoded by the exons ATGACGGGTCGCAGCCATCGAGCTGGACGAGctgcgaggaagaggaggcagaaatGTGAAAGTTCTGTCCAGTCGg TCTCTCTGTGTCATCAGCTCCAGTACGTGAGGCTCATGAAGTTTCTCCACCAACGAGGATTCACGTCATCTCTGCTGCAGCCGGCTCTCTTCACCG ACACAGGTAGAGGATTGCAGACTCTCAAAACTATAAAG cCCGGCCAGCTCCTCATTTCTCTGCCAGAGTCGTGTCTCCTCACAACCTCGACTGTTCTCATCAGCGACCTGGGGCCGTACATCAGGAG CTGGAAGCACCGCCTCTCCCCCCTGCTGGCACTCTGTGCGTTCCTCGTGCGTGAGCGGCACCGAGGGGAAGCCTCCGACTGGTTCCCCTACATCGACGCGCTGCCTTCCGCTTACACCTGCCCCGCCTACTTCACAGACGACACCGTGAGCCTGCTGCCCGCCTGCGTGCGGAGGCGGGCGCTCGAGCAGAGGGAGGCGGTGCGAGAACTCTACTCCTCCAGTCGTGGCTTCTTCGG ATCCCTGCAGCCAATCCTGAGTCGACCTGTGGAGGAGGTGTTCACATATGAAGCActgag GTGGGCGTGGTGCAGTGTCAACACACGCTCCGTCTTCATGTCCCACCCGTCCAACGACTTCCTGTCCGGACAGGATGTTTACGCTTTAGCTCCTTTCCTGGACTTGCTCAACCACCAGCCTGACgtgcag GTAAAAGCGAGTTTCAATGACGAGACCAGATGCTACGAGATCAGGAGCGTCTCCGGGACGCCGCGCTACCAGCAGGCTTTCATAAACTACGGTTCCCATGACAACCAGCGCCTGTTGTTAGAGTACGGCTTTGTCGCCCCCAGCAACCCGCACAGTGTGGTGTATGTGGACACAG ATCTTCTCTGTGACGTTTTAAGAGACGACAGGAGTTTGATCCCGAAGATGAAGTTTCTTAAAGAGAACAACCTGGTTCA TAACCTGACTGTGTCCAGCGACGGCCTCAGTTGGAGGCTGATGACGGCTCTCAGACTGTTGTCCATGCCACAAACACTGta TCACCAGTGGAAGGCAGTGTTGCTCGGCCAGGCGGTGtgtgaagagagggaggagtggaGCGTCCGCACGGCCGAGACGCTCTGTCAGCGACTTCTACAGGACACACAGGCAGCTCTGGATGAG atctcCGTCCTGCTGCAGCAGTGTGACCAGTCTGTCAGGGAGCAGCTTGACGTGGTCCAGTCACTGCGACTGGAGGAGAGGTGCATCCTGGGACGCTGTCTTGAGGCACAGCGAGGCACGACGAGACAACTGGATGCACCGTTGCCATGCCAACCTGACGTTGACACCGTGAGCTGA
- the cryzl1 gene encoding quinone oxidoreductase-like protein 1 isoform X2: MKGLFCRSGVSDAQPKFVIQETTLPDVLGSHQVRVQVKACGLNPLDLKLLADVGIQRDLIPVGRDVAGVVLQVGPKVSFFQPEDEVVGVLPLDSPCSGLCDVIDIDEHYLVQKPEKLSSVSVASALRDGLCAYTALHTHAHMAAGHTLLVVDGASSFGLMCIQLACYHGVKVLTTSHSPQNHTFLEQLRPSVARVIPVYNGSSDLLPLVLEETGGLGVDIVIDSGVHLLEEEESEEMHPHKHDIISALAVGGHWVTSHQDLQLDPPDCRLMHLKSASVSFLNPEVWTASSAQQGRYLHILKDIVEKMAAGVLRPQPEEAVPLYEATVAMETVQRQQKKKAVVQLC, translated from the exons ATGAAAGGTCTATTCTGCAGATCTGGGGTCAGTGACGCGCAGCCCAAGTTCGTCATTCAGGAAAcg ACTCTTCCAGACGTGTTAGGCAGCCATCAGGTCAGAGTTCAGGTGAAGGCGTGTGGACTCAACCCACTGGACCTCAAG TTGCTCGCTGACGTCGGCATCCAGAGAGATTTAATTCCTGTCGGCAGAGACGTGGCCGGGGTCGTCCTGCAAG TGGGACCCAAGGTGTCGTTTTTCCAGCCTGAGGACGAAGTTGTCG GTGTGCTTCCCCTGGACTCTCCCTGCTCTGGACTCTGTGACGTCATTGATATAGATGAACACTATTTAG TTCAGAAGCCAGAGAAGCTCAGCTCTGTGAGTGTTGCGTCAGCGCTGCGTGACGGCCTGTGTGCTTACACtgctctacacacacacgctcacatggCAGCCGGACACACACTCCTGGTCGTGGATGGAGCAAGT TCTTTTGGCCTGATGTGCATCCAGCTGGCCTGTTACCACGGAGTGAAGGTTCTGACGACCTCGCATTCGCCGCAAAATCACACTTTCCTGGAGCAGCTTCGACCCAGCGTGG cCAGAGTCATTCCAGTCTATAACGGCTCGTCAGACCTGCTGCCGCTGGTGTTGGAGGAGACGGGAGGACTGGGGGTGGACATAGTGATCGACTCAGGAG ttcatctgctggaggaggaggagtcagaggagatgcacccacacaaacatgacatcatcagtgcgCTGGCAGTGGGGGGGCACTGGGTCACGTCCCACCAAGACCTGCAG CTGGATCCTCCAGACTGCAGATTAATGCATCTAAAGTCAGCCTCTGTGTCGTTCCTCAACCCTGAAGTGTGGACGGCTTCCTCAGCTCAGCAAGGACGATACCTCC ATATTCTGAAGGACATAGTGGAGAAGATGGCAGCTGGAGTTCTCAG ACCTCAGCCGGAGGAGGCGGTTCCTCTCTACGAAGCCACAGTCGCCATGGAGACCGTCCAGCGTCAGCAGAAGAAAAAAGCTGTTGTTCAACTCTGCTGA
- the cryzl1 gene encoding quinone oxidoreductase-like protein 1 isoform X1 yields the protein MKGLFCRSGVSDAQPKFVIQETTLPDVLGSHQVRVQVKACGLNPLDLKLLADVGIQRDLIPVGRDVAGVVLQVGPKVSFFQPEDEVVGVLPLDSPCSGLCDVIDIDEHYLVQKPEKLSSVSVASALRDGLCAYTALHTHAHMAAGHTLLVVDGASSFGLMCIQLACYHGVKVLTTSHSPQNHTFLEQLRPSVGVQDPLVARVIPVYNGSSDLLPLVLEETGGLGVDIVIDSGVHLLEEEESEEMHPHKHDIISALAVGGHWVTSHQDLQLDPPDCRLMHLKSASVSFLNPEVWTASSAQQGRYLHILKDIVEKMAAGVLRPQPEEAVPLYEATVAMETVQRQQKKKAVVQLC from the exons ATGAAAGGTCTATTCTGCAGATCTGGGGTCAGTGACGCGCAGCCCAAGTTCGTCATTCAGGAAAcg ACTCTTCCAGACGTGTTAGGCAGCCATCAGGTCAGAGTTCAGGTGAAGGCGTGTGGACTCAACCCACTGGACCTCAAG TTGCTCGCTGACGTCGGCATCCAGAGAGATTTAATTCCTGTCGGCAGAGACGTGGCCGGGGTCGTCCTGCAAG TGGGACCCAAGGTGTCGTTTTTCCAGCCTGAGGACGAAGTTGTCG GTGTGCTTCCCCTGGACTCTCCCTGCTCTGGACTCTGTGACGTCATTGATATAGATGAACACTATTTAG TTCAGAAGCCAGAGAAGCTCAGCTCTGTGAGTGTTGCGTCAGCGCTGCGTGACGGCCTGTGTGCTTACACtgctctacacacacacgctcacatggCAGCCGGACACACACTCCTGGTCGTGGATGGAGCAAGT TCTTTTGGCCTGATGTGCATCCAGCTGGCCTGTTACCACGGAGTGAAGGTTCTGACGACCTCGCATTCGCCGCAAAATCACACTTTCCTGGAGCAGCTTCGACCCAGCGTGG GTGTTCAGGATCCTTTAGTAG cCAGAGTCATTCCAGTCTATAACGGCTCGTCAGACCTGCTGCCGCTGGTGTTGGAGGAGACGGGAGGACTGGGGGTGGACATAGTGATCGACTCAGGAG ttcatctgctggaggaggaggagtcagaggagatgcacccacacaaacatgacatcatcagtgcgCTGGCAGTGGGGGGGCACTGGGTCACGTCCCACCAAGACCTGCAG CTGGATCCTCCAGACTGCAGATTAATGCATCTAAAGTCAGCCTCTGTGTCGTTCCTCAACCCTGAAGTGTGGACGGCTTCCTCAGCTCAGCAAGGACGATACCTCC ATATTCTGAAGGACATAGTGGAGAAGATGGCAGCTGGAGTTCTCAG ACCTCAGCCGGAGGAGGCGGTTCCTCTCTACGAAGCCACAGTCGCCATGGAGACCGTCCAGCGTCAGCAGAAGAAAAAAGCTGTTGTTCAACTCTGCTGA